Proteins from a genomic interval of Paenibacillus sp. RC334:
- a CDS encoding DUF2515 family protein yields the protein MSLTEWFHVASRQLQGGLKLLGSVPRVAEEAWEGKRAAWTESRKLRYPLRELPWDYHTAQTAMDEAEALMLVNGPASRPSSLNMPLCETDCELVERIKNDTAQENRSNITRTAAYLECYHGYPELHWALLAHLVSRNGGYNMTDLKGGLIDSLFGEQEKEWLYRLLERCNALIFQDAYPQLQLYMHSRHLGRSCFHLLPHFHVSPFMRPFWERFWAWRDSSLLSVALIINEQNYIEGRVVKDPYFQKFVTHKPGFYLHDWLQLNQIIFPLGLNGGLAGLIMERFGHLDERIGFGKSLYAMLFGHQQVLDQVTAFATRVPHTGSRSDYWPGLFTPDKQKALRSPEESAALLAHEWLPQGQRLYSPELNAVWSDTAYDPIPRYDWFQDGSTLGHLSEPKRPLLFAMRHEHRHGIQKTAMAHDAHASLRPFH from the coding sequence ATGTCTCTCACCGAATGGTTCCATGTGGCATCACGTCAGCTACAGGGTGGGCTAAAGCTGCTCGGTTCCGTACCACGTGTTGCGGAGGAAGCGTGGGAAGGCAAGCGGGCGGCCTGGACCGAGTCCCGCAAACTGCGCTATCCGCTACGTGAGTTACCATGGGATTATCATACCGCACAGACCGCCATGGATGAAGCCGAAGCGCTGATGCTGGTAAATGGACCTGCATCCCGTCCCTCTTCTCTGAATATGCCCTTATGTGAAACGGACTGCGAGCTGGTCGAGCGGATCAAGAACGATACGGCACAAGAGAATCGCAGCAACATCACCCGTACAGCCGCTTACCTGGAGTGCTATCATGGCTACCCCGAGTTGCATTGGGCGCTGCTGGCTCACCTGGTTTCTCGCAATGGTGGCTATAACATGACCGATTTGAAGGGCGGTCTGATCGACAGTCTGTTCGGCGAACAAGAGAAGGAATGGTTATATCGGCTGCTGGAGCGCTGCAATGCCCTTATTTTTCAGGACGCCTACCCGCAGCTGCAGCTATACATGCACAGCCGTCATTTGGGCCGAAGCTGTTTTCATTTGCTGCCCCATTTTCATGTATCACCATTCATGAGACCCTTCTGGGAACGTTTCTGGGCTTGGCGGGACAGCTCTCTCTTAAGCGTAGCCCTCATCATCAATGAACAAAACTATATTGAAGGCCGGGTAGTGAAAGATCCATATTTCCAAAAATTTGTGACGCACAAACCAGGCTTTTATTTGCATGATTGGCTCCAGTTGAATCAGATCATATTTCCGCTCGGACTAAACGGGGGGCTCGCCGGACTTATAATGGAGCGCTTTGGCCATCTGGATGAACGGATTGGCTTTGGTAAAAGCCTGTATGCCATGCTGTTCGGACACCAGCAGGTGCTGGACCAAGTAACAGCATTCGCTACCAGGGTGCCCCACACTGGCTCACGCAGCGACTATTGGCCGGGACTGTTCACTCCGGACAAACAAAAAGCGCTGCGCTCCCCTGAAGAGAGTGCAGCGCTCCTGGCGCATGAATGGCTACCGCAAGGACAACGCCTGTACAGCCCCGAGCTGAACGCCGTCTGGTCGGATACCGCTTATGATCCGATCCCCCGTTACGACTGGTTTCAGGACGGATCCACACTTGGGCATCTCAGCGAACCAAAGCGACCGCTGTTATTTGCCATGCGGCATGAGCACCGCCATGGCATCCAAAAAACAGCGATGGCCCATGACGCTCATGCCAGCCTGCGGCCTTTCCACTAA
- a CDS encoding polysaccharide biosynthesis protein produces MSNKETFLRGTLILAAAALVARVLGLVQRVPLEHLLGSVGNASFTIANNAYLMLLTVATAGIPSTLSKMVSERYALNRPSEARRVYHAALLFAAAAGIIITVVLYFGAPYFAEHVAGVPQSALAIQALAPALLLFPAIAMMRGYFQGRGNMTAGGISQIVEQVARVATAILLAFIILKLGYGDREVAAGASFGGVMGSIGALAVMLYYTVKMRRQDRQDRQEQFHEESSALPMMRIYKDIFTLSIPIVLSSLTVPAVNFIDTSIVVRLLSVQIGLDQATTQLGYLGARAQSVAGIPPILAIALSQSLIPIISAAFARKDEQHLQNQMTLALRISILTGMPIVLALCVTAYSINGLLFSSLGGSGIIAVLTLGTIFQITMMTSNSILIGMGKPRISMVNVMVGIVVKFLASWLLAGWLGIYGIIAATGLCFLVITLLNLRVLKGIVSFSIMGRRWAGFLTAVVLSGVIGYGVNEACILLVHIMPARVAFFIACCTAGAAVLVCYLVLLVVLRVLRRDELGNYPRVLQKVLRPLMRLQRESTGQRG; encoded by the coding sequence TTGTCCAATAAAGAAACATTTCTTAGAGGCACGCTTATTTTAGCCGCAGCCGCCTTGGTGGCGAGAGTGCTGGGTCTGGTGCAGCGAGTTCCGTTAGAGCATTTGCTTGGTTCCGTAGGGAACGCCTCGTTTACGATTGCGAACAATGCTTATTTGATGTTGCTCACGGTGGCTACAGCAGGTATTCCAAGCACGTTGAGCAAAATGGTCTCCGAGCGTTATGCGCTGAATCGGCCTTCAGAAGCACGACGTGTGTACCATGCGGCGTTGCTGTTTGCGGCGGCGGCTGGCATTATCATTACGGTGGTGCTGTATTTTGGCGCGCCTTATTTTGCCGAGCATGTGGCGGGAGTTCCGCAGTCGGCCTTGGCTATTCAGGCATTGGCACCTGCCTTGCTGCTGTTTCCCGCCATTGCCATGATGCGCGGGTACTTCCAGGGGCGAGGTAACATGACCGCAGGTGGTATTTCACAAATTGTGGAGCAGGTCGCACGGGTGGCTACTGCTATTTTGCTCGCCTTTATTATTTTGAAGCTCGGTTATGGAGATCGCGAGGTTGCGGCCGGGGCATCGTTCGGGGGTGTCATGGGAAGCATTGGCGCACTGGCGGTCATGCTGTATTACACGGTGAAAATGCGTCGCCAGGATCGTCAGGATCGACAAGAGCAATTCCATGAGGAAAGCTCGGCACTGCCGATGATGCGCATTTACAAAGACATTTTTACGCTGTCTATTCCAATTGTATTGTCTTCTTTGACGGTTCCGGCCGTTAACTTTATTGATACGTCGATTGTGGTCAGACTGTTATCCGTCCAAATCGGCTTGGATCAGGCAACGACCCAGTTGGGTTATTTGGGAGCACGTGCGCAGAGTGTGGCGGGAATTCCGCCGATTTTGGCTATCGCGCTCAGTCAATCGCTCATTCCGATCATTTCGGCAGCCTTTGCCCGCAAGGATGAACAGCATTTGCAAAATCAGATGACGCTGGCCTTGCGTATCTCTATTTTGACCGGAATGCCGATTGTGCTGGCCTTGTGTGTAACCGCCTATTCCATCAATGGTTTACTGTTTAGCTCGCTTGGAGGCAGCGGGATTATCGCTGTTCTGACACTCGGAACGATATTCCAGATCACGATGATGACCTCCAACTCAATTCTGATCGGTATGGGCAAACCACGTATTTCAATGGTTAATGTTATGGTCGGTATCGTGGTTAAGTTTCTGGCGAGCTGGCTGCTGGCTGGCTGGCTTGGAATTTACGGCATCATTGCCGCAACCGGATTATGTTTCCTCGTGATTACGCTGCTGAATTTGCGTGTGCTCAAAGGCATCGTATCTTTCTCCATCATGGGCCGTCGCTGGGCAGGCTTTCTGACTGCAGTCGTGCTCTCGGGAGTCATTGGATATGGTGTGAATGAGGCTTGTATTCTGCTGGTTCATATCATGCCTGCACGTGTGGCCTTCTTCATCGCATGCTGTACTGCCGGTGCGGCTGTACTGGTATGCTATCTGGTGCTGTTGGTCGTACTACGCGTACTGCGCCGGGACGAGCTGGGTAACTACCCGCGTGTGTTGCAAAAGGTACTGCGTCCACTGATGCGTCTCCAGCGTGAGTCCACAGGACAACGAGGCTAA
- a CDS encoding DUF456 family protein, which yields MDVVGWIIIVALFIVGMAGAVYPVLPGALAIYFAFFVYGWFFSFAPYNAWFWIIQTLIVVALFVADYAVTAWGVKRFGGSRLSTILSTIGIIIGPFVIPAFGLILGPFIGAVLGELINKAPLDRAIKVGFGSVLGLFTSTVMKVILQLVMILVFLIWVF from the coding sequence ATGGACGTTGTAGGCTGGATTATTATTGTGGCGCTGTTCATTGTTGGCATGGCAGGGGCGGTATACCCCGTATTGCCAGGGGCGCTCGCCATCTATTTTGCATTTTTTGTGTACGGCTGGTTTTTCTCGTTTGCTCCTTATAACGCATGGTTTTGGATCATACAGACGCTTATCGTCGTTGCACTATTTGTTGCAGATTATGCCGTCACTGCGTGGGGGGTCAAACGATTTGGCGGCTCGCGTCTGTCCACGATCCTTAGTACCATCGGGATTATTATCGGCCCTTTTGTTATTCCGGCATTTGGTCTGATTCTAGGGCCGTTTATTGGCGCTGTGCTGGGTGAACTAATTAACAAGGCCCCGCTGGATCGAGCGATTAAAGTGGGCTTTGGTTCTGTATTAGGGCTGTTTACCAGCACCGTGATGAAAGTAATTTTACAGCTTGTCATGATTCTTGTATTCTTGATTTGGGTGTTTTAG
- a CDS encoding Cof-type HAD-IIB family hydrolase — MGENRYKYKLLALDMDGTLLNDNHEITLETINWINKAIQEGIHVCLSTGRAAMHALPYGQQLGLDTPMVTVNGSEVWKSPHELWRRYLLDKELVREMHRIAVETGSWFWAYSTEELFNRDRWPDTLDTQEWLKFGYNTENDEIRHQILLKLQDMGGLEISNSSMTNLEINPAGISKASGIAEVCDLLGITMEQVVAVGDSLNDLAVIQAVGLGVAMGNAQDTVKEAADLVVASNNEDGIVEVIRDYVLV, encoded by the coding sequence ATGGGAGAAAACCGATATAAATACAAGCTGCTTGCGCTCGACATGGATGGAACTTTATTGAACGACAATCATGAAATTACGCTGGAAACGATCAACTGGATTAACAAGGCGATTCAAGAGGGGATTCACGTGTGCTTGTCTACCGGGCGGGCGGCGATGCATGCCTTGCCTTACGGGCAACAGCTCGGCCTGGATACGCCTATGGTAACGGTAAACGGCAGCGAGGTATGGAAATCCCCGCATGAACTGTGGCGCCGTTATTTGCTTGATAAGGAGCTAGTTCGGGAAATGCACCGGATTGCTGTAGAAACCGGGTCCTGGTTCTGGGCATACTCCACTGAGGAATTATTTAACAGAGATCGTTGGCCGGATACATTGGATACACAGGAATGGCTAAAATTTGGTTATAATACGGAAAATGACGAAATTCGTCATCAAATTTTGCTCAAGCTTCAGGACATGGGTGGACTTGAAATTTCCAATTCATCCATGACGAACTTGGAAATCAACCCGGCTGGTATATCGAAGGCCAGTGGGATTGCTGAAGTATGCGATTTGCTTGGAATTACAATGGAACAGGTAGTTGCAGTGGGGGATAGTTTGAATGATTTGGCTGTGATTCAAGCGGTTGGACTGGGTGTTGCGATGGGTAATGCACAGGATACGGTAAAAGAAGCGGCTGATCTGGTCGTAGCTTCGAACAATGAAGATGGCATCGTTGAAGTTATCCGCGATTATGTACTTGTCTAA
- a CDS encoding penicillin-binding transpeptidase domain-containing protein has product MDRGSLDKKFSFKKKSHEENEEAQKKRTVFRTNLLFFSVFVLFAIIFTRLAVLQFVQSAELKEQQQSVNTKNVPLAPRRGTIYDSTGLVKLAYSTPVQSLYVTLPKDYSKRAEKDRKPGKKLLPEFNTFAEKLAVKLNELGSTEGEQLDVEKIKERLDKDYTQYRGFTPRLVKADLNREEIAYFLEHRQEFPGVEVVEESVRHYDPDRVAVQTIGYMYKFKGARTNRPKYKEIYQANSEVLRPEQVYSESETVGYDGLELQYQDELRGKNGYKTIEVNPRSMPEGIESITPPKKGYHLYSTINKEIQQKTEQAIVDQLRWLHTHPVSGKLHGDATTGFAVAMEVETGNVVAMASMPDYDSNVWKTGSTSPSVYDEIQHKMGNGTIKSVPSGKAGPHPESSVLLGSTIKPLTVLIGLKENLFSPGQTYLDTGSAYYGKNRSSRVGNSSGHVYGPLTPSKAIEFSSNTFMVDMIGKPLYDKYGSNAGVHQGIDVWDKYMKEFGLGVPTEVDLPGEWAGRLEYTSKHESALTRLVQASFGQQGKYTAMQLAQYTTVLATKGKRMQPHLVSKIVDDQGNLVREFKPKVLNEVAFSDTYWNTVIRGMATDVKAFNGFPYDYARKTGTSQQVVGRAVKDNGVFIAFAPRQNPKLAVAVIIPEGGFGSTSAGPVARKIFEAYDEVYGLDGTPKKPQAAK; this is encoded by the coding sequence ATGGACAGAGGCAGTTTGGATAAGAAGTTTTCATTCAAAAAGAAAAGCCATGAAGAAAATGAAGAGGCACAAAAAAAGCGGACGGTTTTTCGGACTAATCTTCTTTTTTTCAGTGTTTTTGTGTTATTTGCCATTATCTTTACCAGACTAGCGGTCTTACAGTTTGTGCAATCGGCAGAGCTGAAGGAGCAGCAGCAATCCGTAAATACGAAAAATGTCCCGTTAGCCCCGAGACGCGGCACGATTTATGACTCTACGGGTCTCGTCAAGCTGGCGTATTCAACTCCGGTACAGTCGCTGTATGTGACCTTACCCAAGGATTATAGCAAACGAGCAGAAAAAGACCGTAAGCCGGGAAAAAAGCTGCTCCCCGAGTTTAATACTTTTGCTGAAAAGCTTGCTGTCAAGCTGAATGAGTTAGGAAGTACAGAGGGCGAGCAGCTTGATGTAGAGAAAATTAAGGAACGGCTGGACAAGGACTACACTCAATACAGGGGCTTTACTCCGCGCTTGGTCAAAGCTGACTTGAATCGGGAGGAAATCGCATATTTTCTGGAGCATCGGCAGGAGTTTCCCGGAGTAGAAGTTGTGGAGGAGAGTGTGCGCCATTATGACCCGGATCGGGTGGCGGTGCAAACGATTGGATATATGTACAAGTTCAAAGGAGCACGTACCAATCGGCCAAAATACAAGGAGATATATCAAGCCAATTCGGAGGTCCTAAGACCCGAACAGGTTTACTCGGAAAGTGAGACCGTCGGATATGATGGCTTGGAGCTTCAGTATCAGGATGAGCTGAGAGGAAAAAACGGCTATAAAACTATAGAGGTAAATCCGCGTAGCATGCCAGAAGGCATTGAATCCATTACTCCTCCGAAAAAAGGATACCATCTGTATTCCACCATTAACAAGGAAATTCAGCAAAAAACAGAACAAGCGATTGTTGATCAGCTTCGTTGGCTTCATACCCATCCGGTATCGGGTAAGCTCCACGGCGATGCCACTACCGGCTTCGCTGTAGCGATGGAGGTCGAGACAGGGAATGTCGTAGCGATGGCCAGTATGCCGGACTATGACTCCAATGTATGGAAAACGGGAAGTACATCGCCTTCGGTATATGACGAAATTCAGCATAAAATGGGGAATGGAACGATTAAATCCGTACCTAGTGGAAAAGCGGGTCCGCATCCAGAATCCTCGGTGCTGCTGGGTTCAACCATTAAACCCCTAACCGTGCTGATCGGGTTGAAGGAAAACTTATTTTCTCCCGGACAAACTTATCTGGATACGGGGAGCGCATACTATGGTAAAAATCGATCAAGCCGGGTCGGTAATTCGAGTGGACATGTATATGGTCCTCTGACACCTAGCAAGGCAATTGAGTTCTCGTCGAATACTTTCATGGTGGATATGATTGGCAAGCCGCTGTATGACAAATACGGAAGTAATGCAGGGGTGCATCAGGGCATTGATGTATGGGACAAGTATATGAAAGAATTTGGATTAGGCGTACCGACTGAAGTCGATCTGCCGGGCGAGTGGGCAGGCAGACTTGAGTATACGAGCAAGCATGAAAGTGCGCTGACACGCTTGGTACAGGCATCCTTTGGTCAACAGGGGAAATATACGGCGATGCAGCTTGCCCAGTATACAACTGTACTGGCAACAAAGGGCAAGCGCATGCAGCCGCATTTGGTCAGTAAAATTGTGGATGATCAGGGCAACCTCGTGCGTGAGTTCAAGCCCAAGGTGCTGAATGAGGTCGCTTTTTCAGATACGTACTGGAATACGGTGATTCGCGGTATGGCTACGGATGTTAAAGCATTTAACGGGTTTCCGTATGATTATGCCCGTAAAACGGGGACTTCTCAGCAGGTGGTGGGACGTGCGGTTAAAGATAACGGGGTGTTCATTGCTTTTGCTCCGCGTCAAAATCCGAAGCTGGCCGTCGCGGTCATTATTCCTGAAGGGGGCTTTGGCTCGACGAGCGCCGGGCCTGTGGCACGTAAAATATTTGAAGCTTATGACGAGGTTTACGGGTTGGATGGTACACCAAAAAAGCCGCAGGCAGCGAAATGA
- a CDS encoding penicillin-binding transpeptidase domain-containing protein encodes MRKMDNEQGKDNETSDRKRFSFRINLFFFSSFIIFTVIIVRLAILQFVEGPQLKQQEASNVTQNVPLTPIRGTIYDSTGQNRLAYSTPVQSLYITLSKNYSDSVEEKRNPDKKLLPELEKMTQKLANRFAQYGNKDEPKMTAEQIMDAMDRNYQRFSGFTPRLIKTNLNKDEVAYFMQHKSEFPGLDVVEETVRHYDPDTVAVQTVGYIKSYKSARENLKKYKDIQKSMSAENDPGLIYMDNESVGFDGLEFQYQEQLRGKNGYKTVPIDPRNMPEGVDSVTPPQKGNNIYSTINKEIQIKTETAIMDQLRWLHSHAVSGKTHPYAKTGFAVAMEVDTGNVVAMASMPDYDANYWQTGNISSDNYKKIQNVYLNGTIRSFGSGQSGQHPESVVLLGSTIKPLSVLVGLEEGLFSTSSYYQDTGAAYFGRNNSSRVRNSSGHVYGGLDPASAIRHSSNAFMVDMVGKRLYNKYINNAKEDQGVNVWDRYMKEFGLGVSTGVDLPMEYPGLREYGPRSKESSLSKLAYASFGQQGKYTTLQLAQYTAVLATKGKRMEPHLVSQIKDTNGNVVQTIKPKVLNEVKFPDAYWNEVIRGMATDVSAFNGFPYDFARKTGTSQQSVGGKLKDNGVFIAFAPRKNPKLAVAVIIPEGGFGATSAGPVARKIFDAYDEVYGLDGVPKKKDATTSNSNAIKQP; translated from the coding sequence ATGAGAAAGATGGACAACGAGCAAGGAAAAGACAACGAGACGTCCGACCGAAAAAGATTCAGCTTCCGGATCAATCTGTTCTTTTTCAGCTCGTTCATTATATTTACGGTCATTATCGTAAGACTGGCGATACTTCAATTTGTGGAGGGCCCTCAGCTTAAGCAGCAGGAGGCCAGTAATGTTACCCAAAACGTACCGCTTACGCCGATTCGCGGAACAATTTATGATTCAACCGGGCAGAACAGACTGGCGTATTCTACACCTGTACAATCGCTGTATATCACGCTCTCCAAGAATTATAGTGACAGCGTGGAAGAAAAGCGTAATCCAGATAAAAAGCTGCTGCCTGAGCTGGAAAAGATGACACAAAAGCTGGCAAATCGATTTGCTCAATATGGCAATAAAGATGAGCCGAAAATGACGGCAGAGCAAATTATGGACGCTATGGACCGGAACTATCAACGGTTTAGCGGTTTTACGCCCCGCCTGATTAAAACCAATCTTAATAAAGATGAAGTTGCCTATTTCATGCAGCATAAAAGCGAGTTTCCAGGGTTAGATGTTGTTGAGGAAACTGTACGCCATTATGATCCTGATACGGTGGCTGTCCAAACAGTGGGTTACATTAAAAGCTATAAAAGTGCCCGTGAAAACCTGAAAAAATATAAAGACATTCAAAAATCCATGTCAGCAGAAAATGATCCGGGACTCATCTATATGGATAACGAATCTGTTGGTTTTGATGGACTGGAATTTCAATATCAGGAGCAGCTACGAGGGAAAAATGGCTACAAAACGGTCCCGATTGATCCGCGTAATATGCCGGAGGGTGTAGATTCCGTTACTCCTCCGCAGAAGGGAAACAACATTTATTCCACCATTAACAAAGAGATTCAGATTAAAACAGAAACCGCCATTATGGATCAATTAAGATGGTTGCATTCCCATGCTGTATCTGGCAAGACTCATCCTTATGCCAAGACAGGCTTTGCTGTAGCCATGGAAGTGGATACAGGGAATGTAGTGGCGATGGCCAGTATGCCGGATTATGATGCGAACTATTGGCAAACCGGAAATATATCATCAGATAACTACAAGAAAATTCAAAATGTATATTTGAATGGTACTATACGCTCCTTCGGCTCCGGTCAATCGGGTCAACATCCAGAGTCGGTTGTATTGCTCGGTTCCACGATCAAACCGCTATCTGTGTTGGTGGGCTTAGAGGAAGGTCTATTCAGTACATCGTCCTATTATCAGGATACGGGTGCTGCTTATTTTGGACGTAACAATTCGTCTCGGGTACGTAACTCTTCGGGTCATGTGTATGGCGGATTGGACCCGGCATCTGCTATTCGACATTCTTCGAATGCATTCATGGTCGATATGGTAGGCAAAAGACTATACAACAAATACATTAATAATGCCAAGGAAGATCAAGGTGTGAATGTATGGGACCGTTACATGAAGGAGTTTGGACTAGGTGTGTCTACGGGGGTAGATTTGCCAATGGAATATCCTGGGTTAAGAGAGTATGGACCTAGAAGCAAGGAGTCGTCACTGTCCAAGTTGGCGTATGCTTCTTTTGGTCAGCAAGGGAAATATACAACGCTCCAGCTTGCACAATATACAGCCGTGCTGGCTACCAAGGGCAAACGGATGGAGCCGCATTTGGTCAGTCAAATTAAAGATACCAACGGCAATGTAGTCCAAACGATTAAGCCGAAGGTGCTGAATGAAGTGAAATTCCCGGATGCTTACTGGAATGAAGTTATACGCGGGATGGCTACAGATGTCAGCGCATTTAATGGTTTTCCTTATGACTTCGCCCGCAAAACAGGTACATCTCAGCAAAGCGTAGGCGGGAAACTGAAGGATAACGGGGTATTTATTGCATTTGCACCACGAAAGAATCCGAAGCTGGCCGTAGCGGTCATTATTCCCGAAGGAGGTTTTGGCGCGACGAGCGCTGGACCTGTGGCACGTAAAATCTTTGATGCCTATGATGAAGTTTATGGATTGGACGGAGTACCTAAGAAAAAGGATGCTACAACATCCAATTCCAATGCAATCAAACAGCCATAA
- a CDS encoding transglutaminase domain-containing protein, whose amino-acid sequence MKPSWLEPVLHWNGVTVLLIVIVLLSLIQGWRRGASRSVGALLSLIVDGILTVAGILCSLGLAMWLSPKVQQWLAAYMEHLPQRGLSGIEQFYYTLVAGLEGFPLLRFAVLFMLSYAVAQFVLRAIYVMVVGGRSDNSLREQEKKSGFFSRLAGAGIGTLIGGARAVMVIALLFIGVSLYPDSGFSSYVQASPIYKQGAQSVIEPLSGTLIKDKLPVFTQAVTKELNGILQRKYEMIDRDIPNDIEQAATKITEGASGDEQKARALYQWVGTRISYDYGKVDAYEQRGDWHEQTPRDTFDTRKGVCIDYARLYAVMARSQGLQVKVVTGLGYNGQGGYGSHAWNEVYLSGQHQWVPLDPTWAQSGDWFNPPGFAQTHIKDKVI is encoded by the coding sequence ATGAAACCATCCTGGCTGGAGCCTGTCCTTCATTGGAATGGCGTGACGGTGTTGTTGATCGTTATCGTTCTTTTGTCGTTAATACAGGGCTGGCGGCGGGGAGCTTCCAGATCTGTAGGTGCACTACTCAGTCTCATTGTGGATGGCATACTGACTGTTGCCGGAATTCTGTGCTCATTAGGGTTGGCTATGTGGCTTTCACCGAAGGTGCAGCAATGGCTGGCCGCTTATATGGAGCATTTGCCACAACGTGGACTGAGCGGAATTGAGCAATTTTATTATACGCTTGTAGCAGGGCTTGAGGGCTTTCCGCTGCTGCGTTTTGCCGTATTGTTCATGCTCAGCTATGCTGTCGCGCAATTTGTGCTGCGCGCGATTTATGTGATGGTGGTGGGTGGCAGATCGGATAACTCTCTACGTGAGCAGGAAAAGAAATCGGGCTTTTTCAGCAGGCTGGCGGGGGCCGGGATTGGTACCCTTATCGGTGGAGCACGTGCTGTGATGGTCATAGCGTTACTGTTTATAGGTGTAAGCTTATACCCGGACAGCGGGTTTAGCAGCTATGTTCAGGCTTCACCGATTTATAAACAAGGGGCGCAATCGGTCATTGAACCATTGTCCGGTACGCTGATTAAGGATAAACTGCCCGTATTTACGCAGGCCGTCACGAAGGAATTGAACGGCATTTTGCAGCGTAAATATGAAATGATTGACCGGGATATTCCGAACGATATTGAGCAGGCCGCGACCAAGATTACAGAGGGGGCAAGCGGCGATGAGCAAAAAGCCAGAGCGTTGTATCAGTGGGTAGGCACGCGTATTAGCTATGATTACGGCAAGGTGGACGCCTATGAGCAGCGTGGTGACTGGCATGAGCAGACTCCCAGAGATACGTTTGATACACGCAAGGGTGTCTGTATTGACTATGCCCGCCTCTATGCGGTGATGGCTCGTTCTCAGGGACTTCAGGTCAAGGTGGTGACCGGGCTTGGTTACAACGGGCAGGGAGGCTACGGTTCACATGCCTGGAATGAAGTGTACTTGAGTGGGCAGCATCAGTGGGTACCGTTAGACCCGACCTGGGCACAGAGTGGAGACTGGTTTAATCCGCCTGGTTTTGCCCAAACACATATCAAGGATAAAGTGATTTAA
- a CDS encoding MFS transporter translates to MKTALWLYLFLFIAFFDLHAQYPILTPFAISLGAAPTFIGWMLGIYSLTHLPGNLMAGPRVDKHGSRRYIMFSLTAAGLILIIQAYIHTPWELLFLRAISGFVLAFLSPACMTMLAQLSDHPVTQGKYMSGHGVVHTLASVLSPAAGAFIVASFGFSETFRSLGIILVITGLMAYFTLPKTAPALLAQRSDGHTAPAPLTGAQPLLPFNWRYLLVPFVLACAQGILFYVIPLRNNGTASMMSTGLLFSIISLGALCTLSLLFLNKYSPMIRLICGIILMSLCFYALATLPESVIGIVLFILGTAKGITFPALASLFIRLGGARLGKTFAMQSIATSLGSFAGPVLAGQLPVHFSPFFIAFLILMTGLLFIPIQRLFPAPPLSTSGPYHS, encoded by the coding sequence TTGAAAACAGCCCTCTGGCTGTATCTGTTTTTGTTCATCGCTTTTTTTGATCTGCACGCACAATATCCTATTCTCACACCATTCGCCATCTCTCTGGGCGCAGCGCCCACCTTTATCGGCTGGATGTTGGGCATATACTCCCTGACTCATCTGCCCGGTAATTTAATGGCGGGGCCAAGGGTAGATAAACACGGCAGCCGCCGATATATTATGTTCAGTCTGACAGCTGCAGGGCTCATCCTGATTATTCAGGCATATATTCATACGCCGTGGGAGCTGCTTTTTCTTCGTGCCATCAGCGGCTTTGTGCTGGCTTTTTTGTCCCCGGCTTGCATGACTATGCTCGCCCAGCTATCCGATCACCCGGTTACGCAGGGCAAATATATGTCGGGACATGGCGTCGTTCACACGCTAGCCTCTGTCCTGTCTCCAGCGGCAGGCGCGTTCATCGTAGCCAGCTTTGGCTTTAGCGAGACATTCCGTTCCCTCGGCATCATTCTGGTGATCACAGGACTCATGGCTTATTTTACGTTACCCAAAACGGCACCCGCTCTCCTAGCTCAACGATCTGACGGACATACGGCACCCGCTCCACTGACCGGGGCACAACCGCTTCTACCCTTCAATTGGCGTTACCTGCTTGTGCCTTTTGTTTTGGCGTGCGCACAAGGCATTTTATTTTACGTAATCCCGTTGCGCAATAACGGTACTGCGTCCATGATGTCTACGGGACTGCTCTTTTCCATTATCAGTCTGGGAGCGCTCTGTACACTCAGTCTGCTTTTTCTAAACAAGTATTCACCGATGATACGGCTGATTTGCGGCATCATACTGATGTCGCTGTGCTTTTATGCCCTCGCCACCTTGCCCGAGTCCGTGATTGGAATCGTACTCTTTATACTGGGAACAGCCAAAGGCATTACTTTTCCAGCACTGGCCTCACTCTTTATACGGCTTGGAGGTGCACGCTTGGGCAAAACCTTTGCGATGCAATCCATTGCAACGTCTCTCGGCTCCTTTGCCGGACCGGTGCTGGCTGGCCAGCTCCCCGTTCATTTTTCACCTTTTTTTATCGCTTTTCTGATTTTGATGACCGGCCTGCTGTTCATTCCCATTCAACGGTTATTCCCGGCACCGCCGCTGTCTACTTCAGGGCCGTATCATTCCTAG
- a CDS encoding sporulation protein YjcZ: MSHCHPVSPVSCGGFGTSTGTILVLYILLVIILRTCWI, translated from the coding sequence GTGAGCCACTGTCATCCTGTAAGCCCTGTTTCTTGTGGTGGATTTGGGACTTCGACCGGCACCATTCTCGTTCTTTATATCCTGCTCGTCATTATTCTCCGTACTTGCTGGATTTAA